The nucleotide sequence TCAATGCCAGCGCCAAGAGCGCAATAATTGTGACGGCAGGATGACTGCTGATCCCAGCGGACAGAATCGAAAATTCGGTGACAAAAATTCCAAACGGTGGCATACCAGTGATGGCCAAAAAGCCAATAAGAAACAAAATGCTCGTAACCGGCAAGACTTTGAGGACGCCTTTCACTTTAGCAATTTTAGTGGAGCTATATTTCAAAAAGATATTGCCCGCTGACAAAAACAAAATTGATTTGGCCAAGGAGTGATAGATCATATGCAAGATTGCCGCGAAAATTCCCACACCACCAAATCCAAACCCTAGTGCCATCACGCCCATATGTTCGATGCTGGAATAGGCCAAGAGTCGTTTGTAATTTTTTTGGATGAAAATGATCGCAGCCGCGACAATAATTGAAATGATACCGAAAAAAATGAGCATCTGGGAAGAAAAATTTGCTCCCACAGCAAGATCCACAATCACTTTGAACCGCAAGATTGCCAGAAATGCCACATTGAGGAGCACGCCAGAAAGCAAACTGCTAATTGGCACCGGTGCCTTGCTGTGGGCATCGGGTAGCCAAGTATGCATCGGCACAAACCCGACCTTCGTTCCATAGCCAATCAGGATAAAGATAAAAGCAATCTTGGCAACAAACGGATCAAGACCAGAGGCGTTGACTAGTAGCGCATGCCAATTGACCAGGCCGTGATTTCCCGCCGCGAAAGAAGGGTAGAGAAAAATCAAAGTGCCAAAAAAAGCTAGTAAAAGTCCGACCGAGTTAACAATCAAATATTTCCAAGCCGCTTCCATCGCCGATGGCTTGTTATAAAAACTGATCAAAAATGCCGTGGAAAGAGTAGTCGCTTCGATCATTACCCACATCAGGATCGGATTGGTCGTGCTGATGGCAAAAAACATCGCAAGCAGAAATAGGTGCAAAAGGATGAAATATTCTCGCACCCGATGAAATCCGATAATGCCTTTTTTCACCTCCACTTGCAAATAGCCCGTAGAATACCAAGAAGCTACAAATCCGATGATCGCCACCAAAAGAAGCAGGATTGCTCCTAATGGATCGATGGAAAGATAGGGTGTCCAAGCATAACTACCCTTTTGCGCCACGACCGACACCACAATCAGCGCTGAAATAAGCTCAATGGAAGAAGCCAAAATTGCAATCGTATTTAGCGGTTGAATCTTTTTCCTGACCAAAAAAGACAAGCCGGAAGCAATGAAAGGAATAAAGATGATAAGAAATAGAGCCATAAAATTAATCTTCTTTTAGGTGAGACATCTTAGTTACATCAAGCGTCTCCATCTGCTTATAAATCATCGAGGTGAAGGTTGCCGAAATCATTATCCAAACTGCGATATCAAAAATTATGCCCAATTCCAATCCAGGTGTCTGTTCCAGTCCGGACATTATGGCAAAAGAAACAATGCCATTTTCCAAGGACAGCACTCCAATCGCCTGAGACAGGGCACCTTTGCGATTAATCAAAAGGAAAATTGATCCCAGAATTGTCGCGATGGAAAGTAGCATCGCATTAGAATTCTCTGGAGCGATTACAGTCAAGGGAGCAAAAAAACGCGAATAAGTCACTGCTGTTATCACCGCTAGAATAATCAAAGTCAAAGGACCATTGAGATAGGTGCTAGCGGAAAATTTTATATGATTTTTCTTGATCAGCTTTCTGAAAAAATGAGGAGCAATGATTACTTTAACAACAAACATGAGAATCGCCACCAAAAAAATCAGCCAAGAGAAATCAGCCAGCGCGGCGCTAATGAAAAAAACAAAAATAACTAAAGACTGAACGAGGTATAGCGCCACGACAGAAGTACTTTTCTTGGCCAGATGCATAAAAATGACTGAGGCAAAAATCAGAATTTCTAAGAAAAATAGAATTTGTGGTGTAAGAGGAAACATAAGTTTAAGCGATTAAAATAATAGCGATTACTCCCAGGATGAATGAGGTGAACAGGAGATCAGGCAGGCGGAAAAATCTAAACTTAGCGATACTTGATTCCAGCGTTGCCACAAAAAGACAAAGCAGCAGGGTCTTGATCAAAAACAACATTAGTGCGATAAAAAGAGCTGCTCCAGAAAAAGACGTCGCCAATCCCCAAGGGAAAAATAGATTAGCACCAAGGGAAAGAAAAATCAGAAATTTATTCGCCGCTGCCCACTCAATAAGCGCCAAACGTTTGCCGGAATATTCCAAAATCATCGCCTCATGGATCATGGTCAGTTCCAGATGCGTCGAGGGATTGTCGAAAGGAAAACGCGCCGTCTCGGCGAGCATCGCAATGACATAGGCCAAAAAAGCCAGCGCCACAGGTGCAAAAAGACCCAGTGGTAGCTGCGAAACAGCGCTCGTGATTGAAAATAGATTGGTCGAATGAGCCACCAATGCCAGTGCCAACAGTGAAAAAATCAACCCGCCTTCGGTGAGCGCCGCTACGGTCATTTCCCGACTTGATCCAAAACCACCAAATGCTCCACCCGTATCCATCCCGGCCAGGGCGAGAAAAAAAGTGCTCAGCGCGATCAAATACACGATCGTCAGAAAATCACCAATGATGTTTCCTGGGAACAGTCCGGTAAAAAATGGGATACTCGCCCCGACCACGAGCGTCACAGCAAAAATCAGATAAGGCGCAAAACGAAAGATCCAAGAAGCATCCTCGCTGATGATTTCATCTTTGTGGAATAACTTCCAGAGATCTTGATAGGGCTGGAAAACACTTGCGCCGAGCCTGTTTTGAAAACGCGCTTTTATCTTTCTGGTCACGCCGATAAAAAGCGGCGAGAGCGCTGGAACTAAGATTAATTGAATTGCAATAAATAGCACTGACATAAATTTCTAAATTGCTAAGAATAATAACAAAGCGATAAGGGTTAAAAATATATACAATATATAGGCATTCACATTTCCACTTTGGATCTTTTTTATGCTTTCTGCAATTTTGATAATTCCTCTTTGCGCCGGCTGGTAAAAATGTAGCTTCCAAAAATCCTCAATTTCTAATCTGACCACATTGGTCTTGGGAAAATAACGGATATCTGCATCTCGATACTCCACTGTCGTTTGCTTGGTCGGCTTGAGAATTCCCTTGAAAATGACCACGATAGACCTGGCAAACCCGGTGGCGGTAATTTCCATGCGCGGAGCCAGCGTTGTTCCACAATCCCACGTGCGCCCACAACTGACTTTCCGTCCTCGGCTCAAAGTGCGAACGACATAAAATGCCAGCAGAAGAGCAACGAGAAGGCTTATGAAAATAAATGGAGTTGAGACAGAAGCAAAACCACTCTGCAAACTAAAATTCAGTCCGGTAATTTGCGAAAAAGGCGAACTTGTTGCATCAAAAATTGTTAAGCTTTGAGAAACATGCACCAGCATCCGCGAAACCATTCCAGATAGGAGGCCTACGACAAGTGTCAATGTGGCAAGCACGGCCATGCTCATGCGAAGTGTCAATCCGACTTCACTCGCCTGCTTAACATGCTCGCTCCGTGGTCTGGCGAGAAAAGTTGCCCCAAAGGCTTTTACGAAACATGCCGCCGCCAACCCACCGGTAAACGCCAACGCGCCTGCTGCTAGGATAAAAACCCACTGTACAGAAACATCCAGTCCTCCAATTCCACTAAAGAGCGCCTGGAAGGTCAGCCACTCACTAAAAAATCCATTGAACGGCGGCAGAGCGGAGATTGCCAGAGATCCGATCAGAAAAAAGAAAGCTGTCTGCGGCATATATTTAATAAGACCCCCATAATCTTCCATATTCCGCGTGTGGGTTTTTGAAATTACTGAACCAGCACCGAGGAATAATAATGATTTGAAAATAGCATGGTTGAGCGTATGAAAAAGGGCAGCGACCAAAGCCAGTACTGCCAAGGTTTTCAAGTCGAGCGCCAAAAAGACCAATGAACTTCCCAATCCCAAAAGAATAATCCCGATATTTTCGATACTATGATAGGCTAAAAGCCTTTTTATGTCATGCTCAGTCAGCGCATAGAGCACACCCACCAAGGAGGATACAGCGCCGATGACCAACACCAACATCCCACACCAAATCGGAAGATTTGGCATAAGGTCGATAAAAATTCTAATCAGCATATAGATTCCCGTCTTAATCATAACACCCGACATTAGCGCACTAACATGAGTTGGCGCGGCTGGATGAGCGCTTGGCAACCAGATATGCAAAGGAATAATTCCTGCTTTTGTGCCAAATCCGATCAACATCAAAATGAAAATAAAACCACTCATCATAGGAGTCAGCATAGACGCATTATCTTTGATCACGCTAAAATCAAATGATCCGGTAGCGCGATAGAGCAATAGGAACGCCAACGTGATAAAAGCAGTTCCTACGTGAGTCATAATGAAATACAGAGAACCCGCTCGCACATTTTCTTTTTCCTTATTTTCAAAAATAACCAGGAAATAGGATGCAAGAGACATTAGTTCCCACACAATGAGAAAAAACAGTCCGTTGTGCGCACTCGCAACCAAAAGCATCCCGGCAATAAACAGATTATAGAAAAATCCCAAAGAACCGATATCATATTTTCCGTAAAAATGTTTCACGTAGCCCAGGCCATACAAAGAAGCGAACAGAGCGATGAGTGAAATGACAAAAATGAAAAAAGCCGCTAGTTGATCGACTTGGAAAGAAATGTCCAGCATCGGCAAAGTTGAAGCGATAGAATACGCAAATGTTTTTCCCTGCGTCATAACTAAGACTGAGCAGATGAGTCCGGAAATAGAAGCCAGGATTGCCATGCCATTACCCCAGACATTCACCAGCGCGTCGCTTTTGCGAAAAACCAAAGAGCCGATCGCTCCCAATGCCAAAAAAACTAGCGTTACAAAAAAAATTGTTTGTGCGGAGATTGAACCAAGCATGTTAATTGACTTTTTTCTGATTATGACTTAGACGTTTGTCAAATGTCTAAGTTCTACTTTTTATTAGCTTCCATTATTTCCAAAATCTTAAATAGATGACAAATTATCGTTTTGGGACTTGGCGGATCGCCGGGAATTTGAAAATCGACTGGAATCACCTTGTCTACTCCATCCAAGACCGCATAGGAACCCTTGAAAATTCCTCCGGAAATCGCGTCATCCCCCACCGCCACAACTATTTTTGGATCAGGCGTGGCCTCATATGTTTTCACCAGCGCTTCTCGCATATTACGCGACACTGCTCCCGTTACCATCAGCATATCAGCGTGCCGAGGAGAGGCCACAAAGTGAATTCCAAATCTTTCTACATCATAGTAGCAATTACTCAGCGCGGTAAGTTCCTGCTCGCAAGCGTTAGTTGATCCGGCGTCCACCTCGCGAATCGCCAGCGAACCGCCAAATATTTTCTTGATCTTTTTTTCCAATCTTTTTCCCACAATTTCCAACTCTTCATTGCAACCCAAAGCTTCGGTGGAATGCACCGTTTTGGGAGTAGCAAAAATTTTAGAATAAAACTTGATCATTTTTTTTACAAAGAGGACTTACGTGTTTGCCAAAAGCAAGCTTTTCTTGTCGCCAAGGATCAGTCGAGGAAAACTCTCGTGGTCTCAGGAGCTTAATTAGTCAAAAACGAGCTCAGGCAACCACGCGCCTTAAAGATTGTTTTTGGTGAACGCGTAAGTCCTCTATAAATAGAGCCCGCAACATTCTGACAAAACCAAAAAAATCAAATCTATGGTTTGAGTCAAGATAAAATAACTACCTAACTAGCATAAGAGCAGTTCTCTTTTTTGTCAACTAACTGCAAAATTATTCCCCCAATATCCCCCGCTTCGTGCGATGCTTTCTGGCCACGCGAATTCGCGCGGATTCTTTTTGGATCGCGGCCGCCACACGGGCATACTCTTCGTCGTCTTTTGAAATCGCTTGGTTTTTGAGTTCTTCCGCTCGCACCCTCGCCTCTTCGGCACGCTTAAGATCAATCTCTTCTGCTCGCTCCGCCGTATCTGCGAGCACTATCAAAGTATTATCATGAAACTCAATAAACCCACCAGAGATAGAGAGATATGTTTCCTCGTCTTTCTTCTTCACCATCGCCTCACCTGATTTAAGGCTTGTGATATAGGATCGGTGATTGGGCAAAATAGTTATCTGCCCATCAGTCGTTTCGAAAGTCGCCTGATCAACCTCGTCTTCATAGACGGTTTTTTCAGAAGTGACAATCTTAAATTTGATCTTTGATTCAGACATAATTTTTATTTAGCTGGTCGAACTTCAGCAATACTCCCTTTCATATAGAAATCTTGTTCTGCGACATCATCCAATTCTCCGTCAATGATCATCTTGAAGCCTTTGATTGTGTCTTCCAATTTGACATATGCACCAGGAGTTCCGGTAAATTGTTCCGCCACAAAAAATGGTTGGGAAAGGAATTTCTGGATTTTTCGCGCGCGAGAAACTGTCACTTTGTCATCATCCGACAACTCTTCCATCCCGAGAATTGCAATGATATCTTGCAAGTCTTTGTATCTTTGCAAAACCACTTGCACACGCCTAGCTACAGTATAGTGTTCTTCACCAACAATTTTTGGGTCAAGAATTGTCGAAGACGAATCCAAGGGATCAATGGCTGGATAGATTCCGAGTTCAGTGAGAGCTCTAGAAAGCACCACGGTTGAGTCGATGTGCCCGAAAGTTGTGGCTGGCGCCGGGTCAGTCAGGTCGTCCGCCGGCACATAGATGGCTTGCACGGAAGTAATCGAACCTTTTTTGGTTGAGGTAATTCTTTCTTGTAATTTTCCCATTTCTTCCGCCAAGGTCGGTTGATACCCCACCGCTGATGGAATGCGTCCCAAAAGCGCGGACACTTCTGATCCCGCTTGGGTGAAGCGAAAAATATTGTCGATAAACAAAAGCACGTCCTTACCTTCATCGTCCCGGAAATATTCGGCCATGGTGAGACCGGAAAGTGCCACGCGTTGTCGTGCTCCCGGTGGTTCGTTCATTTGACCAAACACCAAGGCGGTTTTATTCAAAACGCCCGAGTCTTTCATTTCATTGTAAAGATCATTACCTTCGCGCGTCCGTTCTCCCACTCCGGCAAAAACCGAATACCCGCCATGCACCGCCGCGATATTACGAATCAATTCTTGCATTGTCACAGTCTTCCCCACGCCCGCACCACCAAACAGTCCCACTTTTCCACCTTTCACAAACGGACAAATAAGGTCGATCACTTTGATTCCGGTTTCAAAAACTTCTGCCTTGGTCGATTGCTCAGAAAATTTTGGCGCTTCACGATGGATGGGATATTTTTTCGTCGTTTCCACTTTTTCCGGAAGTCCATCGATCGTTTCACCAAGCAAATTAAACATCCGCCCTAAAACTTCTTTCCCCACCGGCACAGAAATTGGCGCACCCGTATCGAACACTTCCATTCCCCGACTGATACCATCGGTCGAACCCATCGCCACCGTCCGCACACGTCCTCCGCCAATATGCTGATTAGTTTCCAAAATCAATTTGCTTTGGCCCGCCGTAGCCTTGGCGGAGGAGGCTCCCTGTCCTAAATCGACTTCCAATGCGTGATAGATCTCCGGCAAATTACCTTCAAATTCAACATCGACGACCGGCCCGATGACCTGGATGATTTTTCCTGTGTTTTTCATACTATTAGTTTTAAATTGTTTAATTGGTTAAATTGTCTTAAATACTAATCCCCAAATACTAGCTTATTTAGGCAAATATTGGAAGATTGGGGCTTAAGGACTTGCCCCGTGATAACGAAGTTATTTTACGGGGTTGACTTTTTAGTTGATTTGGAGTATAATGGTAGGTTATGAAATACAACGATTATTTTTAACATTTACCTTAACAAAAGGAGCTTTATATTATGAAAAGTGAACTTGAAAAATTAGTAGCGGGAGCTACGGCAGGAGCTCTAATAGGATCAGGACTTTTTCTTCTTTTTTCTTACGAACCAAGAAATGCTGGAATTTTTTTATTTTTAGCAGGAACGTTTCACTTCTCTGGAGTGTTGCTAGAAAAAAAACGCAACCCCTAGCGTTCCCTATCACATTGTCAGTTCAAGTCTCTGACTTGAACCATCCAGTTCTTAACCCTCATCGAAAGTCGCCGATTTCTAATGAATGAAGCGACTTTTTTTATTTTCAAAAGAACTTTTTTTAATAATTGTCATCCTGAGCGAAGCGGAGCGGAGTCGAAGGATCTACTAATGATTATCGTTAGCTTTGCTATAAATCACAAAGCTAGTGGTAATGGAAAGCAGATCCTTCGACTTCATAAATTTTCTAACGAAAATTTATTCCGCTCAGGATGACATAAATTTTCAAAAATCAGTGAAATCAGTGCCTTCAGTGCTAACCCGCCTGCCGGCGAGGCAGGTCAGTGGTTCGGATTACCCTTCCAACGTCGCCTTCCCCGCTGAAATCTCCGCAATCTCTTGAGTAATCTTCGCTTGTCTGAGTTGATTGTAGGCCAGTGTCAGACCTTCTGCCATCTCCCCGGCTGCGTCTGTGGCGTTTCGCATTGCGAGCATTCGGGAAGATTCCTTGGAGGCGTTCGATTCGAGAATGGCATGATAGATCTGCATTTCAATCAGGCGCGGGAAAATATAATCCAAGAGTTCTTTCGGGCTTGGTTCAATCTTATATTCAATCTCCGGTTCTTTCAGTCCATATTCCTTAGCGGCGCTATCCATCTCCGCAATTTGTTTTTCTATGTCAACTTTGGAAACCGGCAAAATCTGTCTGATTTTAGTCTGCTGATTGATGGCTGAAACGAAGTCAGTATAAATCACCGCCACTTTGTCATATTTTTTGGCTAGATAATCCGCAATCGCAATTTTTGCGACCGCTCTGACGTCTTCAATCTTCGGCAGATAGGTCAACTCGGGAAAAGTGGCCACAATTTCTTTGTCCAACCGGCGCACCATCGCTTCGCCTTTCTTACCAATCGTAATAAAATCAATTTTAAGCTCGGCGTTTGGCACAGTAGACTCAATTTTTTTATCCCCGATCCGGTTAACCTTCAATTTTTCCGGATTCATTATTTCTTCTTTGATCTTCTTCGCCACTTGCGCATTGAACGATCCGCACAGTCCCCGATTCGAGGCAATCGCAATCACCAACACACTTTTCACTTCCCGCACTTCCAAAAGCCCGGTTTGATGGTCTTTGAACGCGCGCGCCAAATTAGTGAGCACGCTCCATGCAGAGTGCGCATAGGGTCGAATGCCCACCACGCTCGCCACGCTCCGGCGCATTTTGGCAGCCGAAACCATCTCCATCGCGCGGGTAATTTTTTTGGTATTATTGATAGACTTTATACGTCTTTTGATGTCTCTAGCTGAGTTCATATTTTTTAATGACCGTTTTGATAGACTTCCTTAAATTCCTTGATCGCTCCAACCAATCTCTCAACTACTTCATCCGTCAACTCTTTTTTGTCAGCAATCAGTTCCATAACCGGCTTGGCTGATGAGTCGAGATATTTGTGAAAATCACTTTCCCACTTGGATACTTGTTCCACGGCCACATCGTCCAAAAATCCATTAATCACGGCATAGATGATGGCTACTTGATGCTCCACAAGCATCGGTTCATATTGACCTTGTTTCAGGATTTCTACTGTTCGGCGCCCTCGTTCAATTCTCTGGCGCGTATTCTCATCAAGATCTGATCCAAATTGCGCAAAGGCTTCTAGTTCTCGAAACTGCGCAATGTCGAGGCGCAATTTTCCCGCCACTTTTTTCATCGCTTTGATTTGCGCGGAAGAACCTACACGCGAAACAGAAATACCCACATTGAGCGCCGGACGAATTCCTTTGTAAAATAAATCGGCTTCCAGATAGATTTGTCCGTCCGTGATCGAAATCACATTGGTCGGAATGTAGGCACTCACATCGCCTGATTGCGTTTCAATGATTGGAAGCGCCGTAATGGATCCGCCGCCAAAGTTTTCATTCAGTTTCGCACTGCGCTCGAGAAGTCTCGAGTGAATATAGAACACATCGCCAGGATAGGCTTCGCGTCCTGGTGGACGACGAAGAATCAGAGAGATCTGGCGATAGGCCCAAGCGTGACGAGACAAATCATCATAAATGATCAACACATCCTCACCCTTATCCATAAAAAATTCTCCCAAAGTACAACCGGCATATGGCGCGATGTAGGATAGTGGCGCTGGATCAGATGCACCAGCTACAACAACAGTCGTATATTCCATCGCTCCACGCGCTTCCAGTTCCGCCACGATTCTCGCAATCTTAGATTCCTTCTGCCCGATCGCCACATAGATACATTTTACGTTTTGACCTTTTTGATTGATGATGGTGTCCACAGCAATGGCTGTTTTTCCCGTTTGGCGGTCACCAATAATCAGTTCGCGTTGTCCGCGCCCGATCGGAATCATCGCATCAATCGCTTTGATCCCAGTTTGCAACGGTTGATGCACAGATTTTCGCGTAATCACGCCCGGCGCAATTTTTTCAATCGGCATAAATTTTTCAGATGCAATCGTTCCCTTGCCATCGATCGGAACTCCCAATGGATTGATCACCCGTCCGATAAAATTTTCGGAAACCGGCACAGACAAAACGCGTCCGGTCGAACGCACTGTATCGCCTTCCTTGATGCCTTCATAAGCCCCCAAAATCATCGCCCCAATGCGGTCTTCTTCCAAGTTGAGCACCATGCCATAGATCGGTTCAGCGCCCTCTTTCACTTGCCCGTCAGCAGGGAGAAATTCGAGCATTTCACTGGAAAGCGCATTTTCAAGACCGATGATCCGCGCCACACCGTCGCCGATCTCGACAACAGTGCCGACTTTTTCCGTCGTCGCAACACTTTCAAATTCTCCGATCTGCTTTTTCAGTTGTTCGATGATGTAGTCTTTGTTCATAACTTTGAATTTCTAATTTTTAATTTCTAATTTCTAAACAATTTCTAATTTCTCAATGACCAAATTTTAAATTGGTAATTAAATCATTGAAAATTGTTTGAAAATTGTAAATTGTAAATTGAAAATTAATGTTTAAATTCTAATCCCCTAATACTAGCCTATTTAGGCAAATATTGGAAGATTAGGACTTAAGTATTGACTTTTTGGTTGATTTGGAGTATAATAATAGGTTGACAATAGTTTCAACAAACAAACTTCTTTTAAAAGGAGAACGAAAAATGATTTTTCATGCATTTAAAGACGAAGATGGGAAATACTGGGCGCAGTATGTAGTGGGAAGCAGTCACCTAATAGCTAAACTCAACTGCCTTAATCCTGTTCTTAGGCTGGAAAGCAACCCCGAGGAAGCTACGGAAGATTTCATAAAAAGAGTCTATCGAGAATGCCAAGAACGCAAGATCGAAGCAAGGAATCTTATCGACCCTAGCTCACGCAAAACTTAGACTATCCTGTCGGTTCAAGTCTCCGACTTGAATCATCCAGTTCTTAACCCTCTTTCATAAATCGCCGACT is from Parcubacteria group bacterium and encodes:
- a CDS encoding NADH-quinone oxidoreductase subunit H, yielding MSVLFIAIQLILVPALSPLFIGVTRKIKARFQNRLGASVFQPYQDLWKLFHKDEIISEDASWIFRFAPYLIFAVTLVVGASIPFFTGLFPGNIIGDFLTIVYLIALSTFFLALAGMDTGGAFGGFGSSREMTVAALTEGGLIFSLLALALVAHSTNLFSITSAVSQLPLGLFAPVALAFLAYVIAMLAETARFPFDNPSTHLELTMIHEAMILEYSGKRLALIEWAAANKFLIFLSLGANLFFPWGLATSFSGAALFIALMLFLIKTLLLCLFVATLESSIAKFRFFRLPDLLFTSFILGVIAIILIA
- a CDS encoding NADH-quinone oxidoreductase subunit B family protein, which translates into the protein MIKFYSKIFATPKTVHSTEALGCNEELEIVGKRLEKKIKKIFGGSLAIREVDAGSTNACEQELTALSNCYYDVERFGIHFVASPRHADMLMVTGAVSRNMREALVKTYEATPDPKIVVAVGDDAISGGIFKGSYAVLDGVDKVIPVDFQIPGDPPSPKTIICHLFKILEIMEANKK
- a CDS encoding proton-conducting transporter membrane subunit: MALFLIIFIPFIASGLSFLVRKKIQPLNTIAILASSIELISALIVVSVVAQKGSYAWTPYLSIDPLGAILLLLVAIIGFVASWYSTGYLQVEVKKGIIGFHRVREYFILLHLFLLAMFFAISTTNPILMWVMIEATTLSTAFLISFYNKPSAMEAAWKYLIVNSVGLLLAFFGTLIFLYPSFAAGNHGLVNWHALLVNASGLDPFVAKIAFIFILIGYGTKVGFVPMHTWLPDAHSKAPVPISSLLSGVLLNVAFLAILRFKVIVDLAVGANFSSQMLIFFGIISIIVAAAIIFIQKNYKRLLAYSSIEHMGVMALGFGFGGVGIFAAILHMIYHSLAKSILFLSAGNIFLKYSSTKIAKVKGVLKVLPVTSILFLIGFLAITGMPPFGIFVTEFSILSAGISSHPAVTIIALLALALIFVGFLRHVVAMIFGENEENVPVGESGVWTIFPVLILVVLLVYLSIFIPATINSLITSASLVY
- the atpC gene encoding ATP synthase F1 subunit epsilon, whose amino-acid sequence is MSESKIKFKIVTSEKTVYEDEVDQATFETTDGQITILPNHRSYITSLKSGEAMVKKKDEETYLSISGGFIEFHDNTLIVLADTAERAEEIDLKRAEEARVRAEELKNQAISKDDEEYARVAAAIQKESARIRVARKHRTKRGILGE
- the hyfB gene encoding hydrogenase 4 subunit B, giving the protein MLGSISAQTIFFVTLVFLALGAIGSLVFRKSDALVNVWGNGMAILASISGLICSVLVMTQGKTFAYSIASTLPMLDISFQVDQLAAFFIFVISLIALFASLYGLGYVKHFYGKYDIGSLGFFYNLFIAGMLLVASAHNGLFFLIVWELMSLASYFLVIFENKEKENVRAGSLYFIMTHVGTAFITLAFLLLYRATGSFDFSVIKDNASMLTPMMSGFIFILMLIGFGTKAGIIPLHIWLPSAHPAAPTHVSALMSGVMIKTGIYMLIRIFIDLMPNLPIWCGMLVLVIGAVSSLVGVLYALTEHDIKRLLAYHSIENIGIILLGLGSSLVFLALDLKTLAVLALVAALFHTLNHAIFKSLLFLGAGSVISKTHTRNMEDYGGLIKYMPQTAFFFLIGSLAISALPPFNGFFSEWLTFQALFSGIGGLDVSVQWVFILAAGALAFTGGLAAACFVKAFGATFLARPRSEHVKQASEVGLTLRMSMAVLATLTLVVGLLSGMVSRMLVHVSQSLTIFDATSSPFSQITGLNFSLQSGFASVSTPFIFISLLVALLLAFYVVRTLSRGRKVSCGRTWDCGTTLAPRMEITATGFARSIVVIFKGILKPTKQTTVEYRDADIRYFPKTNVVRLEIEDFWKLHFYQPAQRGIIKIAESIKKIQSGNVNAYILYIFLTLIALLLFLAI
- a CDS encoding FoF1 ATP synthase subunit gamma; the protein is MNSARDIKRRIKSINNTKKITRAMEMVSAAKMRRSVASVVGIRPYAHSAWSVLTNLARAFKDHQTGLLEVREVKSVLVIAIASNRGLCGSFNAQVAKKIKEEIMNPEKLKVNRIGDKKIESTVPNAELKIDFITIGKKGEAMVRRLDKEIVATFPELTYLPKIEDVRAVAKIAIADYLAKKYDKVAVIYTDFVSAINQQTKIRQILPVSKVDIEKQIAEMDSAAKEYGLKEPEIEYKIEPSPKELLDYIFPRLIEMQIYHAILESNASKESSRMLAMRNATDAAGEMAEGLTLAYNQLRQAKITQEIAEISAGKATLEG
- the atpA gene encoding F0F1 ATP synthase subunit alpha, which produces MNKDYIIEQLKKQIGEFESVATTEKVGTVVEIGDGVARIIGLENALSSEMLEFLPADGQVKEGAEPIYGMVLNLEEDRIGAMILGAYEGIKEGDTVRSTGRVLSVPVSENFIGRVINPLGVPIDGKGTIASEKFMPIEKIAPGVITRKSVHQPLQTGIKAIDAMIPIGRGQRELIIGDRQTGKTAIAVDTIINQKGQNVKCIYVAIGQKESKIARIVAELEARGAMEYTTVVVAGASDPAPLSYIAPYAGCTLGEFFMDKGEDVLIIYDDLSRHAWAYRQISLILRRPPGREAYPGDVFYIHSRLLERSAKLNENFGGGSITALPIIETQSGDVSAYIPTNVISITDGQIYLEADLFYKGIRPALNVGISVSRVGSSAQIKAMKKVAGKLRLDIAQFRELEAFAQFGSDLDENTRQRIERGRRTVEILKQGQYEPMLVEHQVAIIYAVINGFLDDVAVEQVSKWESDFHKYLDSSAKPVMELIADKKELTDEVVERLVGAIKEFKEVYQNGH
- the atpD gene encoding F0F1 ATP synthase subunit beta; the protein is MKNTGKIIQVIGPVVDVEFEGNLPEIYHALEVDLGQGASSAKATAGQSKLILETNQHIGGGRVRTVAMGSTDGISRGMEVFDTGAPISVPVGKEVLGRMFNLLGETIDGLPEKVETTKKYPIHREAPKFSEQSTKAEVFETGIKVIDLICPFVKGGKVGLFGGAGVGKTVTMQELIRNIAAVHGGYSVFAGVGERTREGNDLYNEMKDSGVLNKTALVFGQMNEPPGARQRVALSGLTMAEYFRDDEGKDVLLFIDNIFRFTQAGSEVSALLGRIPSAVGYQPTLAEEMGKLQERITSTKKGSITSVQAIYVPADDLTDPAPATTFGHIDSTVVLSRALTELGIYPAIDPLDSSSTILDPKIVGEEHYTVARRVQVVLQRYKDLQDIIAILGMEELSDDDKVTVSRARKIQKFLSQPFFVAEQFTGTPGAYVKLEDTIKGFKMIIDGELDDVAEQDFYMKGSIAEVRPAK